Proteins co-encoded in one Macrobrachium nipponense isolate FS-2020 chromosome 24, ASM1510439v2, whole genome shotgun sequence genomic window:
- the LOC135205019 gene encoding NECAP-like protein CG9132 isoform X3: protein MRLVNRKQECILKLEDKTSGELFAKCPIDKYPGVALEAVTDSSRYFVLRIQDEGGKLAKDEGGRAAFIGLGFGDRSDSFDLNVALQDHFKYVKKEEEAEKEKEEGKPTLDLGFKDGQTIKINMKITKKEGQEGTNRPKPKGAGPGLGLLPPPPGGVKLAPPPGSANTTPSPSGPSPPTSSLDLLGVLGSAPSNPPTAAPPAAAAGSGGTEMWGDFASATPKPTPPSEPPSGGSGNSWVTF, encoded by the exons ATGCGATTGGTTAATAGAAAGCAGGAGTGTATTCTAAAGTTGGAGGACAAGACTTCAGGGGAGTTGTTTGCTAAATGCCCCATCGATAAGTATCCTGGTGTTGCCCTAGAGGCCGTCACAGATTCTTCACGTTATTTTGTCTTAAGAATTCAGGATGAAGGAGGTAAGCTGGCCAAGGATGAAGGAG GTAGAGCAGCATTcattggacttggttttggagaTAGATCGGATAGTTTTGATTTAAATGTAGCTCTGCAAGACCACTTCAAGTATGTCAAAAAAGAAGAGGAGgctgaaaaagaaaaggaggaaggaaaaccaACACTAGATTTAGGTTTTAAGGATGGGCAAACTATCaagattaatatgaaaataact AAAAAAGAAGGTCAGGAAGGCACAAACAGACCAAAGCCAAAAGGTGCTGGTCCTGGACTTGGGCTGCTCCCTCCACCTCCTGGTGGAGTAAAATTAGCTCCTCCCCCTGGTAGTGCAAATACGACTCCATCGCCCTCTGGACCCTCGCCACCTACTAGCAGTCTTGATTTACTTGGAGTTCTTGGATCTGCACCAAGTAACCCACCTACAGCAGCACCACCAGCTGCCGCTGCAGGTAGTGGAGGTACAGAAATGTGGGGAGATTTTGCAAGTGCTACACCTAAACCAACACCACCGAG TGAACCACCAAGTGGGGGATCGGGCAACAGCTGGGTAACATTTTga
- the LOC135205019 gene encoding NECAP-like protein CG9132 isoform X2: MDDYESVLLVKSEVFVYRIPPRQSNRGYRAADWNLGTPDWTGRMRLVNRKQECILKLEDKTSGELFAKCPIDKYPGVALEAVTDSSRYFVLRIQDEGGRAAFIGLGFGDRSDSFDLNVALQDHFKYVKKEEEAEKEKEEGKPTLDLGFKDGQTIKINMKITKKEGQEGTNRPKPKGAGPGLGLLPPPPGGVKLAPPPGSANTTPSPSGPSPPTSSLDLLGVLGSAPSNPPTAAPPAAAAGSGGTEMWGDFASATPKPTPPSEPPSGGSGNSWVTF, translated from the exons ATGGACGACTACGAGAGTGTATTGTTGGTAAAATCTGAGGTATTTGTGTATAGAATACCTCCAAGACAATCTAACAGAGGATACAG AGCGGCAGATTGGAATCTAGGAACACCAGACTGGACTGGTCGTATGCGATTGGTTAATAGAAAGCAGGAGTGTATTCTAAAGTTGGAGGACAAGACTTCAGGGGAGTTGTTTGCTAAATGCCCCATCGATAAGTATCCTGGTGTTGCCCTAGAGGCCGTCACAGATTCTTCACGTTATTTTGTCTTAAGAATTCAGGATGAAGGAG GTAGAGCAGCATTcattggacttggttttggagaTAGATCGGATAGTTTTGATTTAAATGTAGCTCTGCAAGACCACTTCAAGTATGTCAAAAAAGAAGAGGAGgctgaaaaagaaaaggaggaaggaaaaccaACACTAGATTTAGGTTTTAAGGATGGGCAAACTATCaagattaatatgaaaataact AAAAAAGAAGGTCAGGAAGGCACAAACAGACCAAAGCCAAAAGGTGCTGGTCCTGGACTTGGGCTGCTCCCTCCACCTCCTGGTGGAGTAAAATTAGCTCCTCCCCCTGGTAGTGCAAATACGACTCCATCGCCCTCTGGACCCTCGCCACCTACTAGCAGTCTTGATTTACTTGGAGTTCTTGGATCTGCACCAAGTAACCCACCTACAGCAGCACCACCAGCTGCCGCTGCAGGTAGTGGAGGTACAGAAATGTGGGGAGATTTTGCAAGTGCTACACCTAAACCAACACCACCGAG TGAACCACCAAGTGGGGGATCGGGCAACAGCTGGGTAACATTTTga
- the LOC135205019 gene encoding NECAP-like protein CG9132 isoform X1, with translation MDDYESVLLVKSEVFVYRIPPRQSNRGYRAADWNLGTPDWTGRMRLVNRKQECILKLEDKTSGELFAKCPIDKYPGVALEAVTDSSRYFVLRIQDEGGKLAKDEGGRAAFIGLGFGDRSDSFDLNVALQDHFKYVKKEEEAEKEKEEGKPTLDLGFKDGQTIKINMKITKKEGQEGTNRPKPKGAGPGLGLLPPPPGGVKLAPPPGSANTTPSPSGPSPPTSSLDLLGVLGSAPSNPPTAAPPAAAAGSGGTEMWGDFASATPKPTPPSEPPSGGSGNSWVTF, from the exons ATGGACGACTACGAGAGTGTATTGTTGGTAAAATCTGAGGTATTTGTGTATAGAATACCTCCAAGACAATCTAACAGAGGATACAG AGCGGCAGATTGGAATCTAGGAACACCAGACTGGACTGGTCGTATGCGATTGGTTAATAGAAAGCAGGAGTGTATTCTAAAGTTGGAGGACAAGACTTCAGGGGAGTTGTTTGCTAAATGCCCCATCGATAAGTATCCTGGTGTTGCCCTAGAGGCCGTCACAGATTCTTCACGTTATTTTGTCTTAAGAATTCAGGATGAAGGAGGTAAGCTGGCCAAGGATGAAGGAG GTAGAGCAGCATTcattggacttggttttggagaTAGATCGGATAGTTTTGATTTAAATGTAGCTCTGCAAGACCACTTCAAGTATGTCAAAAAAGAAGAGGAGgctgaaaaagaaaaggaggaaggaaaaccaACACTAGATTTAGGTTTTAAGGATGGGCAAACTATCaagattaatatgaaaataact AAAAAAGAAGGTCAGGAAGGCACAAACAGACCAAAGCCAAAAGGTGCTGGTCCTGGACTTGGGCTGCTCCCTCCACCTCCTGGTGGAGTAAAATTAGCTCCTCCCCCTGGTAGTGCAAATACGACTCCATCGCCCTCTGGACCCTCGCCACCTACTAGCAGTCTTGATTTACTTGGAGTTCTTGGATCTGCACCAAGTAACCCACCTACAGCAGCACCACCAGCTGCCGCTGCAGGTAGTGGAGGTACAGAAATGTGGGGAGATTTTGCAAGTGCTACACCTAAACCAACACCACCGAG TGAACCACCAAGTGGGGGATCGGGCAACAGCTGGGTAACATTTTga